GAGCTCGGCGGGGACCCGGCGAAGATCAACCCGCTGGCCCCGGCCGAGCTGGTCATCGACCACTCCGTCATCGCCGACAAGTTCGGCACCAAGGAAGCCTTCGGCCAGAACGTCGAGCTGGAGTACGGCCGCAACAAGGAGCGCTACCAGTTCCTGCGCTGGGGCCAGACCGCCTTCGACGAGTTCAAGGTCGTCCCCCCGGGCACCGGCATCGTCCACCAGGTGAACATCGAGCACCTGGCGCGTACGGTCATGGTCCGGGGCGGCCAGGCGTACCCCGACACCCTCGTCGGCACCGACTCGCACACCACCATGGTCAACGGCCTCGGTGTGCTGGGCTGGGGCGTCGGCGGCATCGAGGCCGAGGCCGCGATGCTCGGCCAGCCGGTCTCCATGCTCATCCCGCGCGTCGTCGGCTTCAAGCTGACCGGCGAGCTCCCGGCCGGCACCACGGCCACCGACCTCGTGCTGACCATCACCGAGATGCTCCGCAAGCACGGCGTCGTCGGCAAGTTCGTCGAGTTCTACGGTGAGGGCGTCGCCGCCACCTCGCTCGCCAACCGCGCCACCATCGGCAACATGTCGCCGGAGTTCGGCTCCACCGCCGCGATCTTCCCGATCGACGACGAGACGCTGAACTACCTGCGTCTGACCGGCCGCGACGCCCAGCAGGTCGCCCTCGTCGAGGCGTACGCCAAGGAGCAGGGCCTCTGGCTGGACCCGGCCGCCGAGCCGGACTTCTCCGAGAAGCTGGAGCTCGACCTCTCCACGGTCGTCCCCTCCATCGCCGGCCCGAAGCGCCCGCAGGACCGCATCGTCCTGGCCAACGCCAAGGCGCAGTTCGCCCAGGACGTCCGCAACTACGTCGCCGACGACGAGGAGGCGGGCAAGGAGTCCTTCCCGGCCTCCGACTCCCCGGCCTCCTCCAACGGCGTCCCGTCGAAGCCGACCACGGTCACGGCCCCCGACGGCTCGACGTACGAGATCGACCACGGCGCCGTCACCGTCGCCGCGATCACCTCCTGCACCAACACCTCGAACCCCTACGTCATGGTCGCCGCCGCGCTCGTGGCGAAGAAGGCGGTCGAGAAGGGCCTGACCCGCAAGCCGTGGGTCAAGACCACCCTCGCCCCGGGCTCGAAGGTCGTCACCGACTACTTCGACAAGGCGGGCCTGACCCCGTACCTCGACAAGGTCGGTTTCAACCTCGTCGGCTACGGCTGCACCACCTGCATCGGCAACTCCGGCCCGCTGCCGGAGGAGGTCTCCAAGGCGGTCAACGAGAACGACCTCGCGGTCACCTCGGTGCTCTCCGGCAACCGCAACTTCGAGGGCCGGATCAACCCCGACGTCAAGATGAACTACCTGGCGTCCCCGCCGCTGGTCGTCGCGTACGCCATCGCCGGTTCGATGAAGGTCGACATCACCAAGGACGCCCTCGGCGTCGACCAGGACGGCAAGCCGGTCTACCTGACCGACATCTGGCCCTCCGAGGCCGAGGTCAACGACGTCGTGGCGAACGCCATCGGCGAGGACATGTTCAACAAGTCCTACCAGGACGTCTTCGCGGGCGACGCCCAGTGGCAGGCGCTGCCGATCCCGACCGGCAACACCTTCGAGTGGGACTCCGAGTCCACCTACGTGCGCAAGCCCCCGTACTTCGAGGGCATGACGATGGAGACGACCCCGGTCGAGGACATCACCGGCGCCCGGGTGCTCGCCAAGCTCGGCGACTCGGTCACCACCGACCACATCTCCCCGGCCGGCGCCATCAAGGCCGACACCCCGGCCGGCAAGTACCTCACCGAGCACGGCATCGAGCGCCGTGACTTCAACTCCTACGGCTCGCGCCGTGGCAACCACGAGGTCATGATCCGCGGCACGTTCGCCAACATCCGCCTGCGCAACCAGATCGCGCCGGGCACCGAGGGCGGCTACACCCGCGACTTCACCCAGGGTGACGGCCCGGTGTCGTTCATCTACGACGCCTCGCAGAACTACCAGGCCGCCGGCACCCCCCTCGCGATCCTCGCGGGCAAGGAGTACGGCTCCGGTTCGTCCCGCGACTGGGCCGCCAAGGGCACCGCGCTCCTCGGCGTCAAGGCCGTCATCGCAGAGTCCTACGAGCGCATCCACCGCTCGAACCTCATCGGCATGGGCGTCCTCCCGCTCCAGTTCCCCGAGGGCCAGACCGCCGAGACCCTCGGCCTCACCGGCGAGGAGACCTTCTCCTTCACCGGCGTCACCGAGCTGAACAACGGCACCACCCCGCGCACGGTCAAGGTCACCACCGACACCGGTGTGGAGTTCGACGGTGTCGTGCGCATCGACACCCCCGGCGAGGCGGACTACTACCGCAACGGCGGCATCCTCCAGTACGTGCTCCGCAGCCTGATCCGCAAGTAGGCGGGCCGGACCGAGCGGGAAGGGCCGCACCCCGGGGATGACCCGGAGTGCGGCCCCTCCCGCGTGCGGTCGCGCTGACGGATCGTCACAGCGCGTGCCGGTCGACCTCGGCGATCCGGCACTTCGTGCCCGCGGCCACCTCGCCGGACCCCTGGGCCCGCACCTTGACCGACGCGCCGGGGGCCACCTCCTCGGTGGTCGCGATGCCGTCGGACACCACGGAGCCGTCCCCGTCCACGAACGTGATGGACACGATGTACGCCGCCGGAGCGCCGGAGTTGTTCACGATCTTCAGGTCCGCGTGCGGCCAGCCGATCAGGGAGTCGCGCGTGCACGTCGTGACCGTGACGTCCCCCTCGGCGGGCGGCCCGGGCGCGACGGGCTCCACCGTCTCCTCGTGCAAGGGCTCCTCGGCGTACGGCTCCTCCCCGTACGGTTGGGAGTAGGGCGCGTCCGACCGCTCGGGCGGCAGCGCGATGGAGTCCGGGACCGACTCCATCAACGCGTGGACGAGCGCCACCGTCGCCCCCGCCACGACCAGCCCGCCGCCCACGGCGAGCGTCACGATCAGCCCCGTGCGCCGCTTGCCCGGCGGCGGCGCGGGGCAAGCCCACGGCGAAGGCGCCGCCGCACCGACCGGAGGCCGGTGTTCCGGCTGCGGCTGTTCGGGCGGCGGAGGCGGGAAGTAGTCGGACATGCGGTCCCCCCACGGGAAAAGGATCAGGTGAGGGACTTACGGTACGTGGCCGCACCCGCACGACCGGCGCCACCTGTACAGAAAGCGAACGGACCCCATGGGCGAGCTGATCCTCATCCGGCACGGCGAGACCGAGTGGTCCCGTTCCGGACAGCACACGAGCTACACCGACCTCCCGCTCACCGACGTCGGGGAGCGCCAGGCCCGCGCGCTCGTCCCGCTGCTGGCCGACCGGAACATCGGGCTCACCCTCGTCAGCCCGATGATCCGGGCCCGCCGCACCGCCGAGCTGGCCGGACTCCCCGACCCCCGGGTCACCCCCGAACTGCGGGAGTGGGACTACGGCGGCTACGAGGGCATCACCACCCCGGCGATCCGCCGCACCCGGCCCTTCTGGAACCTGTGGACCGACGGCGTCGACCCCGGCTCCGACGAGCACCCGGGCGAGAGCCCCGGCCAGATCGGGCAGCGGGCCGACCAGGTCCTCGCGGGCGTCCGGTCCGCCGCCGACGGAATCGGGAGCGCGGACACCGTGCTCGTCGCGCACTCGCACTTCCTGCGCGTCCTCACCGCCCGCTACCTCGGCTTGACCCCGGCCGAGGGGCGGCTCTTCCAGCTGGCCACCGGCGCCCTCTCCCGGCTCGGCACGGAACACGGCCGCCCGGTCGTCGCCGCCCTGAACGTCGCCCTGCCCGAGAACCTCCAGCGGACGTGAACGCCGACGGCCGGCACCCCGCCCTCGGGGTACCGGCCGCCGACGCCCGTCGCGTACGGGTCAGGAGAGCAGCTCCACCTCCGCGAGCGTCGCCGAACCCGTCAGCACCAGCCGGTACTTCGCGTACGAGCCGGGCTTCGCCACCGAGAACACCCGGGTCTGCCTGTCCCAGGCGAACGACTGGCCGGAGCGGCGGTCGAGGTCGGTCCACCTCTCGCCGTCCGTCGACCCCTGGAGCGTCCAGCCCTCCGGCGCCTTGTCGGCCGCCGCCGACGTCAGCGTGTACTGGACGCCCTTCGTGGCCGAGGACACCGGCAGCTCCACCCGCTCCACCGTCGCCGAGGTGGCGGAGGTGTCGTCGAAGAGCGCGCCTTCGCCCTTCAGCGCGTCGCCCTTGGGCGTCGGGACCTTGTCGTCCTTCTGGACGGAGACCGGGGCCGCGTCCTTGCCCGTGCCCCAGGCCGACGGCTTCGGGCCCATGGCGAACTCCAGCGTGCCGCCCTTGGCCAGGACGTCGTGCGGGAGCGCCGTGGAGGCCCACTTCTTGCCGTTGACCTTCACGCCCTGCACGTAGATGTTCTTCTCGCTGTTCTTCGGGGCCTTCACGACCAGCTTGCGGCCGTTGTCCATGCGGACGGTTACCTTCTTGAAGAGCGGCGAGCCGATGGCGTACTCCCCGCTGCCCATCACCAGCGGGTAGAAGCCGAGCGAGGAGAAGAGGAACCAGGCCGACTGCTCGCCGTTGTCCTCGTCGCCGTGGATGCCCTGCCCGATCTCGCTGCCGACGTACAGCCGGCCCAGCACCTCGCGGACCTTCTCCTGCGTCTTGTACGGCTGCGAGGCCGCGTTGTACATGTACGTGGCGTGGTGGGCGACCTGGTTGCTGTGCCCGTACTGGCCCATCCGCACGTCACGCGCCTCGGTCATCTCGTGGATGACGCCGCCGTAGCTGCCGACGAACTCCGGGCCCGCCGTCTCCGGCGTCGAGAAGTACGTGTCCAGCTTCTCGCCCAGACCCGCGCGGCCGCCGTACAGGTTGGCCAGGCCCCGGCTGTCCTGCGGGGCGGTGAAGGCGTAGCCCCAGCCGTTGGTCTCGGTGTAGTCGTAGCCCCAGACGCGGGGGTCGTACTCCCCGGAGGGCAGGCGCCAGTCGCCGTTGGGCTTCTTGCCCTGGAAGAACCCGGCCTTGTCGTCGAAGAGCTTGACGTACTTCTGCGCCCGGTTCATGAAGTACGCGGACTCTTCCTTGTACCGCGCCTTCTTCGTCTTCTCGTACAGCTCCTGGCCCATCCGGGCGATGCCGTAGTCGTTGACGTAGCCCTCCAGGGACCAGGACAGGCCCTCGTGGGTCTCGGTGTCCGCGTAGCCGGTGAAGACCGAGGTCTGAAGGCCCTTGCGGCCGACGCCCGAGGACGGCGGGGCCACGGTGGCGTTCTTGAGGGCCGCGTCGTACGCCGCCTCGGCGTCGAACTTCACGCCCTTGACGTACGCGTCGGCGAACGCCACGTCCGAGCTGGTGCCGGTCATCAGGTCGGCGTAGCCGGGGGAGGACCAGCGCGAGGTCCAGCCGCCGTCCTTGTAGTGCTGGACGAAACCGTCCACCAGCTCGCCGGCCTTCTTCGGGGAGAAGAAGGAGTAGGCGGGCCACGTCGTGCGGTAGGTGTCCCAGAACCCGTTGTTGACGTACACCTCGCCGTCGACGATCTTCGCGCCGGTCCGCGTCGGGGTGTTCTCACCGACCGCCTTGGAGAAGGGGCTGGCGTACTTGGTCTTCCCCTCCACCTTCTCGTGGCCGGAGTTCGGGTAGAGGTAGAGGCGGTACAGGCTGGAGTAGAGGGTGGTCAGCTGGTCCGCGTTCGCGCCCTCGACCTCGACGGTCCGCAGGATGTCGTCCCAGGCGCCCTGCGCCTTGCGCTGCACCCGGTCGAAGGAGGTGGACTCCGGGATCTCCATGGCCAGGTTCTGCTTCGCCTGGTCGACGCCGATCAGCGAGGTGGCCAGCCGCAGGTCGACCGTGCGGTCCTTGCCCGCGTCGAAGCGGAAGAACCCGGTGACGTCGTCGCCCCCGCCGCCCTTCAGCTTGCCGCTGTCGGTGACCGGCGCGTCGAAGACGCCGTACACGAACATCCGGGTCGCGCCCGTGGACAGGCCGCTCCTGACGTCCGTGTAGCCGGAGAAGGATCCGGTCTTCGGGTCCAGCGTGATACCGCCGTCGTTCGTGACGTTGTCGAAGATCAGGGCGGCGTCCTTGCCGGGATACGTGAACCGCATCCGGGCCGCGTGGTCGGTCGGCGTCATCTCGGCCTTGAGGCCGTTCTCGAACGTGACGCCGTAGTAGTGCGGCTTCGCCGTCTCGTTCTCGTGCCGGAAGGGCAGCGCGCGGGCCGTCCGGGACGCGTCCGGGGTGCCGCTCGCGGCCGACGGCATCAGCTGGAAGGTCTGCCGGTCGCCCATCCAGGGGCTCGGCTCATGGCTGGCGGCGAAGGCCTGGAGCGTCGGGAGGTTGTCCGCGTTGTTGCCCCGGTGGTAGTCGTACAGCCAGCTGGTGGTGCCCGCGTTGGTGACCGGCGTCCAGAAGTTGAAGCCGTGCGGGACGGCGGTGGCCGGAATGTTGTTGCCGCGCGAGAAGCCGCCGCTGGAGTTGGTGCCCCGGGTCGTCAGCGCGTAGTCCGACAGGTGCGCCTTGCGCTTCTCGGGCTTCCTCGGGGCGATCGTGATGTCGTCGATCCAGCCCTGGAACTTCGCCTTCCCCTTGGGTGAGTCGTACGCCACCAGGATCCGGTCGACGGTCTTGCCCGCGGCGACCGTGCCGAGGCGGGCGGCGACCTTGTTCCACTGGTTGACGTAGAGGCGCTTGGCGTCCGCCTGGCCCCGCGGCGTGAGCAGCCCGCCGTGGCTGTCGGTGGCCTTCAGCTCGCTCAGGTACGTGCCGTCGGTGAAGGCCAGGTCCACCGCGACGTGCGTGGCCGGATAGTTCAGGTCGGTCTCGCCCATCTGCGGGTAGACCAGGTAGGACAGCTCGGTGTCCTTGGTGACGGCCGTGTTCACGTCGAAGATCTTGTTGTACGAGTAGGCGCGTCCGTCGGGCGTGTGGGTGCCCGCGTAACGCAGTGCCTTCTTTCCGGTGAATCCCGCGCCGGACTTGGCGGTGGGAGACCCGGAGGGGCCGCGGTCGGCCTGGCTGCGCATCTCGTCGGGCACCGGCGCGGAGGTGTCACCGTTCGAGAACTGAACGTCGGCGAGCTGGAGGGCGTCCGGCGCGCCGTTGTTCTTCGTGATCTCCAGGCGGAAGTGCCGGTAGGCGGTGTCGCCCGCGAAGTCGTAACGCTTCGTCTCGTGCCGCTTGGTGAAGGTCTCGCCGGTGCGGGTGTCGAGGTCGGTCCACTCCTTGCCGTCCGCCGAGCCCTTGAGCGTCCAGTTCTTCGGGTCGCGCTCGGCGTGGTCGTTGGCCGAAGTGAGGGCGTACGTCACGACCTTGACGGGTTCGTCCAGATCGAACTCGACCCAGCCGGTGGGCTTGAACGTCAGCCACTTGGAGCCCGGCTCGACGTCGACGAGGTTCTCCTTGACCTCGCCGCCCGCGGTGTTCTCGGCACTCGCGCGCAGCTCCGTCACCCGGTCGGTGACATTGCCCGGTATGCCGGAGGAGAAGCCCCCGTCGACGCCCGAGGCACGCTTCTCGCCGTCGGGGCCCTCCTCGACGGTGCTGCGCCAGTCGGGCTGCCTCTCGTCCGCCTCGAACGAGGTGGAGAAGGCGCGGTCGCCGGACGGCTTCCGGTCCGGCGACGAGGGCTGGGCGGTGGCGACCGCTGGGGCGATCACCACCAGGGCGAGGGAGGCGGCCAGGGCGGCCGCCGTGGGGGTCCGTCTCCGGCGGTGAGCCGGGCGGGGGGCCGCGTGAGGGGTCTGGTCGGATCCGTGATCGATACCGCGTGGTGGCTGCATGCCGAGCCGTTCCTCCCCGGGAAAATGCATGGACAACGTTGTCATATTGGGATGCAAGGTCCAGTAGGGATCCAAGTGGCGGGACGTGTCAAGGGTGTTGCCGCGAGGTCCCTCGGCGAATCGGCCGGTATGGGGAAATAGTCGCCGCGGGAGGAGGGCGCGGGGTGCCGAGGTGTCCGTGAGGTCTCAACTCGGGAAAGACTGCCGCCCAAACCTGCTTTCGATCTTGCTCAGTTGGCGACAAGTGGACTATACCTGTCGGCACCGCACGGCCGCTTCACGCGGACGTGCGCGCGGGGGAAACAGGGACGGTTGCGAGGACGCCGGAGGTGTCCTCGCTGTACGGTCTCCCGGCACCCCACTGCACCGGCATGTCCGGTACATCTGCATATCCGCACAACCCAAGCGCAACTGACCGCGGTGGCGGGGCCCTTCGCCTGAGGCGAATTTTCGACGGGTGACCGGTACACCGCCTGAGTCCTGGAGAAGGCGAGGACTTGAGCATGGGATCCACCTCCGCCCACAACAATGAGGGCCTTGGCCGTCGCGATCTGATCAAGCGTTCTGCCGCACTCGGCCTGATCGCTGTTCCGACGATGAGCTTCCTGTCCGCCTGCGCGAGCGGCGACAGCAGCAGCGACGACAAGGTCGAAAAGGGCGAAAAGACCGAGAAGAACCCGCTGGCCGTCAACGGCAGCGCACCGCTGGAGATCGTCATCTTCGACGGTGGCTTCGGCACGAAGTACGCCGAGGACGCCAAGGCCGTCTACGAGAAGACCTATCCCGATGCGAAGGTCAAGTTCTCCGCGACGCAGAAGATCCAGTCGGTTCTTCAGCCGCGGTTCAACGGTGGTACCCCGCCGGACCTGATCGACAACTCCGGTGCCCAGCAGATGGACATGGGCGTCCTGGTCGGCAAGAAGCAGCTCACCGACCTGACCCCGCTGCTCGACGCCCCCTCCATCGACGACCCCGCCAAGAAGGTCCGCGACACCCTGCGGCCGGGCATCATCGAGATGGGCCAGTTCGACGGCGACCCGGTCTGGATCATGTACTACGCGTACACGGTCTACGGCGTCTGGTACTCGCAGACCGCGCTGGAGAAGCTCGACTCCGCGTACCCGGAGACCTGGGACGACATGCTCGCGCTCTGCGCGAAGGCGAAGAAGGAGGGCATCGCCGGCTGGACCTACCCCGGCAAGCACCCTTACTACATCCCCTTCTCGCTGTACCCCTTCATCGGCAAGATCGGCGGCGTCGAGGTCCTCGACGCCATCGACAACCTGGAGCCGAAGGCCTGGGAGCACCCCGCGGTCAAGGCGGCCTTCGAGGCGTACTACGAGCTCGTCGCCAAGGGCTACATCCTCGATGGCACCCCGGGCCTGGACCACCGCGGTTCCCAGGGCGCGTGGGCCCGCGGCAAGGCGCTGTTCATCCCGAACGGCTCCTGGGTCGAGAACGAGGAAGCGGCGATCATCCCCAAGGACTTCAAGCTGTCCGTGGGCGCTCCCTCCAGCCTCGACTCCTCCGACAAGCTGCCCTTCGGCACCCTCTGGGCGTCCGGCGGCGAGCCGTTCATCGTCCCGAGCAAGGCGAAGAACGCCGCGGGCGGCATGGAGCAGCTGCGCATCATGCTCAGCGAGGCCTCCTCCAAGTCCTTCACCAGCAGCACCAAGTCGCTCTCCGCCTTCAACGGCGGCACGGACGGCATCGAGCTGTCCGACGGCCTGAAGTCCGGTGTCGCCGCGCTGGAGAAGGCCGGCACCAACGTGGTCAACCCGCGCCTGCAGGACTGGTACGTGAAGCTCCAGAAGGAGCAGATCGGCGTCGCCGCGCTCGGCGAGATGATGGCCGGCCGCGCCAAGCCGGCCGAGACCATCAAGAAGATCCAGGCCTTCGCCGACGCGACCGCCAAGGACCAGTCCATCAAGCACTTCAGGCACCAGTGACCACGCGTCACCAGCGGCGGGCAGCAGGGGAAGGTCGGAGTCGGTAACGATGCAACACGGTAAATACCGGTTCATAATCGGGTTCTTGGTGGTCCCGATGGCGTTGTACGTCATCTTCGTCATCTGGCCCTTCATCCAGTCCATCTACTACTCGTTCACGGACTGGACGGGGTTGAGTCCCGACTTCAAGATGGTCGGGTTCGACAACTACACCAAGATGCTCGATGACGACATCTTCTGGAAATCGCTGCAGCACAGCGTGCTGCTGGCCGTGCTGCTGCCGCTGGTGACGCTGGGGCTCGCGCTCTTCTTCGCCTTCATGCTCAACGTGGGCGGGCGGCGCCGCAAGGGCGCCGCGATCGCCGGCGTACGGGGCTCCGGCTTCTACAAGATCGCCTACTTCTTCCCGCAGGTGCTGTCGATCGCGATCGTGGCCATCCTGTTCCAGTTCGCCTTCGACCCGGCCCAGGGCATGATCAACGGCACGCTCAAGGCCGTCGGCTTCGACGACGTGCCGACCTGGCTGGGCGATCCGCAGCTGGCCCTGTGGGTCATCATGGCGGTCCTCGTCTGGTGCACGACCGGCTTCTTCGTGGTGCTGTTCTCCGCGGGCATGGCCTCCATCCCCAAGGACTTCTACGAAGCCGCCCTGCTGGACGGGGCGAGCCGCTTCACGACCTTCTTCCGGATCACGCTGCCCCTGCTGTGGGACACGGTCCAGTCCGGCTGGGTCTACATGGGCATCCTGGCGCTCGGCGCCGAGGGCTTCGCGATCGTCCACATCATGAGCGTCGGTCCCGGCGGGCCCGACTACTCGACCACCGTCCTGCCGCTGTACGTCTACCAGTCGGCGTTCCGTGACGGACAGGCGGGCTACGCGACCACGATCGGTGTCGCCCTGCTCCTCGTGACGCTGGCGTTCGCCGCCATCGTCATGCGGGTGGGCCGGCGCGAGCGGCTGGAGTTCTGATGAAGACCACTGACACCCCTCCCTCCGACCCCTCCGGCGCCGAAGCGACGAAGGTGCCCGCCCAGCGCACCGGGCCGGTGGGCAAGACGCCCTCGGCCCCCGCGAAGAAGAGCGAGGGCCAGGTCCTCAACGTCTTCTCGCACGGGATGCTGATCCTGTGGGCGATCATGGTCGTCCTGCCGCTGTTCTGGGCGGTGATGTCCTCGTTCAAGACGGACGCGGACATCTTCAACACCCCGTGGTCGCTGCCCGATTCGCTGAACTTCGACAGCTGGGGCCGGGCCTGGAGCCAGGCCCACATGAGCGAGTACTTCCTGAACACCATCCTGGTGGTGGGCGGGTCGCTCACGGGCACCCTGGTGCTCGGGTCCATGGCCGCCTATGTGCTCGCCCGCTTCGAGTTCCCGGGCAACCGCTTCATTTACTTCTTGTTCGTCGGTGGCATGAGCTTCCCGATCATGCTGGCGCTGGTCCCGCTGTTCTACGTCATGGACAACATGGGCCTGCTGAACACGATCCACGGCCTGATCCTCGTGTACATCGCGTACTCGCTGCCGTTCACCGTGTTCTTCCTGACCTCGTTCTTCCGTACGCTGCCGACCTCGGTGGCGGAGGCGTCGATCATCGACGGGGCCTCGCACACCCGCACGTTCTTCCAGGTCATGCTGCCGATGGCCAAGCCCGGCCTGATCAGCGTCGGCATCTTCAACTTCCTGGGGCAGTGGAACCAGTACATGCTGCCCACGGTGCTGAACACCGACCCGGAGAAGCGGGTGCTGGCCCAGGGCCTGGTGGAGCTGGCCTCCAGCCAGGGCTACAAGGGCGACTACTCCGGTCTCTTCGCCGGTTTGGTGATCGCGATGCTGCCCGTGCTGGCGGCGTACATCATCTTCCAGCGCCAGGTCGTCTCCGGCCTGACGGCGGGCGCCCTGAAGTAGCCCGCGTCCCACCTACGGCCCGGTGCCCCGGCGGAGTCCCTCCGCCGGGGCACCGGGCCGTCGTGGTGTGCGCGTGCTCAGGTCTTGACGGGAGGCACCCCCGAACGGTCAGCTTAGAGTTCACATGTTGGAGGAAGCCGGGGTCTCATCGCTGCGGCCCCGGCCGGGGCGGTCCTCAGGGACCGCCCGCCAAGGGCAGGAGTGGATGAGTCGATGGAGACTCCCGGGTCGCAGACATCGCTGCACAGGGCCAATCTGGAGCGGGTCGTCCGCGCCGTACGGATGGCGGGATCGCTCACCCAGGCGGAGATCGCCCGGAGCACCGGGCTCTCCGCGGCCACCGTCTCCAATATCGTCCGGGAGCTGAAGGACGGCGGAACGGTCGAGGTCACTCCCACCTCGGCGGGCGGCCGGCGGGCCCGCAGCGTCTCGCTCAGCGGCGACGCGGGCATCGTCATCGGCGTCGACTTCGGCCACACGCACCTGCGCGTCGCCGTCGGCAACCTCGCCCACCAGGTGCTCGCCGAGGAGTCCGAGCCGCTGGACGTGGACGCCTCGTCCGCCGAGGGCTTCGACCGGGCGGAAGTGCTGGTCAAGCGGCTGATCGAGGCCACCGGGATCGGCCCGGACAAGGTGATCGGCATCGGCCTCGGCGTGCCGGGCCCCATCGACGTCGAGTCCGGCACTCTGGGCTCCACCTCGATCCTGCCGGGCTGGACGGGCATCAACCCCAGCGAGGAGCTCTCCGGCCGCCTCGGCGTGCCCGTGTACGTCGACAACGACGCCAATCTCGGGGCGCTGGGCGAGCTGGTCTGGGGGAGCGGCAGGGGCGTCAAGGACCTCGCGTACATCAAGGTCGCCAGCGGCGTCGGCGCCGGTCTGGTGATCGACGGGACCATCTACCGGGGCCCCGGCGGCACGGCCGGCGAGATCGGGCACATCACGCTCGACGAGTCGGGCCCGGTGTGCCGCTGCGGCAACCGCGGCTGCCTGGAGACCTTCACCGCCGCCCGCTACGTCCTGCCGCTGCTCCAGCCCAGCCACGGCCCCGGGCTCACCATGGAGCGGGTGGTCCAGCTGGCGCGGGAGGGCGATCCGGGCTGCCGCCGCGTGATCGGCGACGTGGGCCGCCACATCGGCAGCGGCGTGGCCAACCTGTGCAATCTGCTCAACCCCAGCCGCGTCGTGCTCGGCGGCTCCCTCGCGGAGGCCGGGGAGCTGGTCCTCGGACCCATACGGGACTCCGTGTCGCGTTACGCCATCCCCAGCGCCGCCCGGCAGCTCTCGGTGCTGCCCGGCGCGCTCGGCGGGCGTGCCGAGGTCCTGGGCGCTCTCGCCCTGGTCCTCAGCGAGATGGGGGATTCAACCCTTTTGGAGAGCAACCTGTCTGCGGCGACTCCTGCCTTCACTTAGATAACGAATGGCACCGTTGTCATCTCGTTAAGGATTTACTCCTTGACGCTGACGCTGGGGCCGAGTTGACTTCCAGCCACCTCGGCCGCAACGTCGCGGCCTCGTCAGGGAGGTTCGAGAATGAACACGCGTATGCGTCGTGCCGCCGTTGCCGTTGCCGCCACCACGATGGCGGTCTCGCTGGCCGCTTGCGGGAGTGCCAAGGAGTCCGGTGACAAGGCCGAAGGAGGCTCGGAGAAGAAGGGCGACGACCTGAAGATAGGTCTGCTCCTTCCCGAGAACCAGACGGCCCGTTACGAGAAGTTCGACCGGCCGATCATCGAGAAGAAGATCAGCGAGTTGACCAACGGCAAGGCCGAGGTCACCTACAACAACGCCAAGCAGGACGCGACCACCCAGTCGCAGCAGATCGACACGATGATCACCAACAAGGTCGACGCGCTCATCATCGGCGCGGTGGACGCCAAGGCGATCGAGAACAGCGTCAAGAAGGCCAAGGACGCGGGCATCCCGGTCGTGGCCTTCGACCGCCTCGCCGAGGGCCCCATCGACGCCTACACCTCCTTCGACAACGAAGAGGTCGGCCGCGCGCAGGGCACCGCCCTGCTGGAGGCCCTGGGCGACAAGGCCGACGGCGGCACGATCGTGATGATGAACGGCGCGATCACCGACCCGAACGCCGCCCTCTTCAAGAAGGGCGCCAAGTCCGTCCTCGACGGCAAGGTGAAGTACGGCAAGGAGTAC
The nucleotide sequence above comes from Streptomyces sp. NBC_01116. Encoded proteins:
- a CDS encoding GH92 family glycosyl hydrolase — encoded protein: MQPPRGIDHGSDQTPHAAPRPAHRRRRTPTAAALAASLALVVIAPAVATAQPSSPDRKPSGDRAFSTSFEADERQPDWRSTVEEGPDGEKRASGVDGGFSSGIPGNVTDRVTELRASAENTAGGEVKENLVDVEPGSKWLTFKPTGWVEFDLDEPVKVVTYALTSANDHAERDPKNWTLKGSADGKEWTDLDTRTGETFTKRHETKRYDFAGDTAYRHFRLEITKNNGAPDALQLADVQFSNGDTSAPVPDEMRSQADRGPSGSPTAKSGAGFTGKKALRYAGTHTPDGRAYSYNKIFDVNTAVTKDTELSYLVYPQMGETDLNYPATHVAVDLAFTDGTYLSELKATDSHGGLLTPRGQADAKRLYVNQWNKVAARLGTVAAGKTVDRILVAYDSPKGKAKFQGWIDDITIAPRKPEKRKAHLSDYALTTRGTNSSGGFSRGNNIPATAVPHGFNFWTPVTNAGTTSWLYDYHRGNNADNLPTLQAFAASHEPSPWMGDRQTFQLMPSAASGTPDASRTARALPFRHENETAKPHYYGVTFENGLKAEMTPTDHAARMRFTYPGKDAALIFDNVTNDGGITLDPKTGSFSGYTDVRSGLSTGATRMFVYGVFDAPVTDSGKLKGGGGDDVTGFFRFDAGKDRTVDLRLATSLIGVDQAKQNLAMEIPESTSFDRVQRKAQGAWDDILRTVEVEGANADQLTTLYSSLYRLYLYPNSGHEKVEGKTKYASPFSKAVGENTPTRTGAKIVDGEVYVNNGFWDTYRTTWPAYSFFSPKKAGELVDGFVQHYKDGGWTSRWSSPGYADLMTGTSSDVAFADAYVKGVKFDAEAAYDAALKNATVAPPSSGVGRKGLQTSVFTGYADTETHEGLSWSLEGYVNDYGIARMGQELYEKTKKARYKEESAYFMNRAQKYVKLFDDKAGFFQGKKPNGDWRLPSGEYDPRVWGYDYTETNGWGYAFTAPQDSRGLANLYGGRAGLGEKLDTYFSTPETAGPEFVGSYGGVIHEMTEARDVRMGQYGHSNQVAHHATYMYNAASQPYKTQEKVREVLGRLYVGSEIGQGIHGDEDNGEQSAWFLFSSLGFYPLVMGSGEYAIGSPLFKKVTVRMDNGRKLVVKAPKNSEKNIYVQGVKVNGKKWASTALPHDVLAKGGTLEFAMGPKPSAWGTGKDAAPVSVQKDDKVPTPKGDALKGEGALFDDTSATSATVERVELPVSSATKGVQYTLTSAAADKAPEGWTLQGSTDGERWTDLDRRSGQSFAWDRQTRVFSVAKPGSYAKYRLVLTGSATLAEVELLS
- the ngcE gene encoding N-acetylglucosamine/diacetylchitobiose ABC transporter substrate-binding protein yields the protein MGSTSAHNNEGLGRRDLIKRSAALGLIAVPTMSFLSACASGDSSSDDKVEKGEKTEKNPLAVNGSAPLEIVIFDGGFGTKYAEDAKAVYEKTYPDAKVKFSATQKIQSVLQPRFNGGTPPDLIDNSGAQQMDMGVLVGKKQLTDLTPLLDAPSIDDPAKKVRDTLRPGIIEMGQFDGDPVWIMYYAYTVYGVWYSQTALEKLDSAYPETWDDMLALCAKAKKEGIAGWTYPGKHPYYIPFSLYPFIGKIGGVEVLDAIDNLEPKAWEHPAVKAAFEAYYELVAKGYILDGTPGLDHRGSQGAWARGKALFIPNGSWVENEEAAIIPKDFKLSVGAPSSLDSSDKLPFGTLWASGGEPFIVPSKAKNAAGGMEQLRIMLSEASSKSFTSSTKSLSAFNGGTDGIELSDGLKSGVAALEKAGTNVVNPRLQDWYVKLQKEQIGVAALGEMMAGRAKPAETIKKIQAFADATAKDQSIKHFRHQ
- a CDS encoding carbohydrate ABC transporter permease produces the protein MQHGKYRFIIGFLVVPMALYVIFVIWPFIQSIYYSFTDWTGLSPDFKMVGFDNYTKMLDDDIFWKSLQHSVLLAVLLPLVTLGLALFFAFMLNVGGRRRKGAAIAGVRGSGFYKIAYFFPQVLSIAIVAILFQFAFDPAQGMINGTLKAVGFDDVPTWLGDPQLALWVIMAVLVWCTTGFFVVLFSAGMASIPKDFYEAALLDGASRFTTFFRITLPLLWDTVQSGWVYMGILALGAEGFAIVHIMSVGPGGPDYSTTVLPLYVYQSAFRDGQAGYATTIGVALLLVTLAFAAIVMRVGRRERLEF